One genomic region from Reichenbachiella ulvae encodes:
- the mnmA gene encoding tRNA 2-thiouridine(34) synthase MnmA — protein sequence MSKKGRVLVAMSGGIDSSVAAVMLHEQGYEVIGMTMKTWDYQSSGSSKKETGCCSLDSINDARNIAVDLGFPHYILDIREEFGDYVINHFTDEYLKGRTPNPCVLCNTHIKWDALLRRADKLGCDYIATGHYANVREENGRYVISKGADENKDQSYALWGVSQESLSRTILPLGHLRKTEIREMAIERGFTDLVNKSESYEICFVPDNDYRGFLKRRVDGLEEQVAGGEFVLEDGTVVGNHEGYPFYTVGQRKGLGIALGFPVYVTEIQKEKNRVVLGTFDELSRDGMYVDQLIMGKYADLGERLDTVTKVRYNDPGTPAVIEQVGDIMKVYFGKGVSAIAPGQAAVFYEGNDVIGGGWIKSSFHQKQHAAV from the coding sequence ATGAGTAAAAAAGGAAGAGTATTAGTAGCCATGAGCGGCGGTATAGATAGCTCAGTGGCTGCAGTCATGCTTCATGAGCAAGGCTATGAAGTAATAGGAATGACAATGAAAACCTGGGACTATCAGTCTTCGGGTAGTAGCAAAAAAGAAACAGGCTGTTGCAGCCTCGATTCGATCAACGATGCGAGAAACATTGCAGTTGATTTAGGTTTTCCCCATTACATACTGGATATCAGAGAGGAGTTTGGTGATTATGTGATCAATCATTTCACTGACGAATATCTGAAAGGTCGTACCCCCAATCCATGCGTACTTTGCAATACCCACATCAAATGGGATGCGCTGCTGCGTCGTGCCGATAAGTTGGGCTGTGACTACATCGCTACAGGGCACTATGCCAATGTGCGTGAGGAAAATGGTCGCTATGTGATTTCTAAAGGAGCTGATGAAAACAAAGATCAATCCTATGCCTTGTGGGGCGTGTCTCAGGAAAGTCTGTCTCGTACCATTTTGCCATTGGGACATCTGAGGAAAACCGAAATCAGAGAGATGGCCATCGAGCGTGGCTTTACCGATTTGGTTAACAAATCTGAGTCATACGAAATCTGCTTTGTGCCTGACAATGATTACCGAGGATTTCTAAAAAGAAGGGTAGACGGTCTGGAAGAGCAAGTAGCTGGAGGAGAGTTCGTACTAGAGGACGGTACTGTAGTAGGTAATCACGAGGGCTATCCCTTCTATACAGTGGGGCAAAGAAAAGGCTTGGGTATTGCATTAGGCTTCCCAGTCTATGTGACAGAAATACAAAAAGAAAAGAACCGTGTGGTGCTGGGTACATTCGACGAGCTATCGAGAGATGGTATGTATGTAGACCAGTTGATCATGGGCAAATATGCCGATCTCGGCGAACGACTAGATACAGTTACCAAGGTACGCTACAACGATCCAGGAACGCCTGCAGTAATCGAACAAGTAGGCGACATCATGAAAGTGTATTTTGGCAAAGGTGTAAGTGCCATCGCACCAGGCCAGGCAGCTGTATTCTACGAAGGCAATGACGTAATAGGAGGGGGCTGGATCAAGTCGAGCTTTCATCAAAAACAACATGCGGCAGTTTAG
- a CDS encoding DUF3667 domain-containing protein: MTPVIEKLKAKWKGTAPKLNGSSLKSKLPSLKRRRHPSTECLNCRYEYDLETNYCPRCGQENNHNKLSFGTIVADFFHNYLSFDSKFSNSLIPFLFKPGKLTLLFVEGRRAAYVNPIRLYLIISLLFFFVFNMISREFMNRTSQEIAEAAEVVNDSTRSELKKVFAEAQIDSSAISNTMSSLDSIQNSDKGFSTSLKTSSENGFLSDVNINRYLELRKDKNFSPEQLLDSLNTDSLTTFERKMVLQAIKTDQAPMDLIVSRVMQNLPMMMLLIIPIMALVLKLFYLSREYYFTHIIHLLHLHSFAYIVYSLAALLLLLNANEVFNNWMLTLTFPIVNIYCFLSFKKVYQQPIGKTFIKFLLTGFIYTWVLTFAVLLEMLLSVATI; encoded by the coding sequence GTGACACCTGTAATCGAGAAACTCAAAGCCAAGTGGAAAGGCACAGCTCCTAAGCTGAACGGTAGTAGCCTCAAATCCAAACTCCCTTCTCTAAAGCGAAGAAGGCATCCATCTACAGAATGCCTCAATTGTAGGTATGAGTATGATTTGGAAACCAACTACTGTCCCAGATGTGGTCAGGAAAACAACCACAACAAGCTGTCTTTTGGGACTATTGTGGCCGACTTTTTCCATAACTATCTGTCTTTCGATTCCAAGTTCAGCAACAGTCTAATACCCTTCCTCTTCAAACCAGGCAAGTTGACTCTGTTGTTTGTAGAAGGCAGAAGAGCAGCTTATGTCAATCCGATTCGACTCTACCTGATCATTAGTTTACTGTTCTTCTTTGTATTCAATATGATCAGTCGAGAGTTCATGAACCGAACGAGTCAGGAGATCGCTGAGGCAGCCGAAGTAGTCAATGATTCCACCAGATCGGAATTAAAAAAGGTATTTGCAGAAGCCCAAATTGACTCCTCTGCTATATCCAATACAATGTCCTCCTTAGATTCCATCCAGAACTCAGACAAAGGGTTTAGTACCTCACTTAAGACCTCATCAGAAAATGGATTCCTAAGTGACGTCAACATCAATAGATATTTGGAACTTCGAAAGGACAAGAATTTCAGCCCCGAACAGTTGCTCGACTCTCTCAATACAGACAGTCTGACCACTTTCGAACGAAAGATGGTCCTCCAGGCCATCAAGACAGATCAGGCTCCAATGGACCTCATAGTCAGTCGAGTCATGCAAAATCTCCCCATGATGATGCTTCTAATCATTCCTATCATGGCATTGGTATTGAAACTATTTTATTTATCAAGAGAGTATTATTTCACTCACATCATCCACCTGTTGCATCTGCATAGCTTTGCATACATTGTCTATTCTCTAGCTGCCCTCCTACTTTTGCTCAATGCAAATGAAGTATTCAATAATTGGATGTTGACGCTAACCTTTCCTATTGTCAATATTTATTGCTTTCTCAGTTTCAAAAAAGTCTATCAGCAACCAATTGGAAAAACCTTTATTAAATTCCTTCTTACAGGGTTTATATATACCTGGGTTCTAACATTCGCAGTATTATTGGAGATGCTCTTGTCTGTAGCTACTATTTAG
- a CDS encoding TonB-dependent receptor plug domain-containing protein — protein MRYLLATLLLLSFLSNHSSYAQSSYQLNVHLIDSVGDPISDAQVIIMPDSILKVSDSDGFWSADLIAGRHFLSIFHLQFQQRQEIMEMNGDKDLTIRMDYKTSYLKDVRVTGQTYRDDLTTIRIDPRAIYNLPSATGDFTKVLSTLPGVSSNNEFSSTYSVRGGNYDENLVYVNGIKIYRPQIISAGRQEGLSFINMDLVSKVEFSAGGWESAYGDKLSSVLRVNYKEPEKNEASINLSLLGGSVYFGGVSKNGGLNYTFSARHKNTKYLLGTLETQGEYLPRFTDVQSFITKRLGEKTKLGLLISTAINNYETIPERQTTDFGNLQASYRLNIAFDGREKLDYITTQAGLILTHQFSERLRSTLSLSGVRSFEKENYEVEAGYLLCDVNTNFGSNRFNECVNTLGVGTNYNYGRNQLKATIVSAEQKNELKVGEQLLQFGMSWDHEMIDDRLDEYEFIDSADYVTITEVLDSKASISSDKVAGYVQLLIHSQDKSHRLNVGVRANHWTYSGQTLVSPRAQYAYEFGHERRNTVRASAGIYSQHPFYRELRNRQGQINENVKAQESVHTLLGWDRHMFIWGRPFLLSTEGFYKYMWNINPYDIENVKIRYFATNQAKAYAYGFDFRMHGEFIEGTESWFSFGYLKTEENLFNGNGYRRRPMDQRLHLGIFFQDHIPNDPSVKVDLSLQFGSGLPFGPSGDDDNRNVFDGDHYTRVDIGFSKSFEFQQKKAWLPKSLWLGAEVLNLLGTDNALTYTWIKDVSNNTFAVPNALSARFLNVRLIAKF, from the coding sequence ATGCGATATCTCTTAGCCACTTTACTGTTACTATCATTTCTATCCAACCATAGCTCATACGCACAAAGCAGCTATCAACTCAATGTTCATTTGATCGATTCGGTGGGCGATCCTATATCCGATGCGCAGGTGATCATCATGCCTGATTCGATTCTGAAGGTCAGCGATTCTGATGGGTTTTGGTCAGCGGATCTCATCGCAGGTAGGCATTTTCTCAGCATATTTCATTTGCAGTTTCAGCAGCGCCAGGAAATAATGGAGATGAATGGTGACAAGGATTTGACCATTCGCATGGATTACAAAACGTCTTACCTTAAAGATGTCCGTGTGACTGGTCAGACTTACAGAGATGATTTGACTACCATTCGTATTGACCCCAGAGCGATTTACAATCTGCCTTCAGCCACGGGGGATTTCACCAAAGTGCTTAGCACATTGCCTGGTGTGAGTAGCAATAATGAGTTTTCTTCTACCTATTCGGTTAGGGGAGGAAACTACGACGAGAACCTGGTTTATGTCAATGGAATTAAAATCTATCGACCACAAATCATCAGTGCCGGTCGTCAGGAAGGTTTGAGTTTCATTAATATGGACTTGGTAAGTAAGGTGGAGTTTTCGGCAGGTGGCTGGGAGTCAGCCTATGGTGATAAGCTCAGCTCGGTGCTTCGGGTCAACTACAAAGAGCCAGAAAAAAACGAGGCGAGTATTAACCTTAGCTTGCTGGGAGGTAGTGTGTATTTTGGAGGCGTGTCTAAGAATGGAGGATTGAATTATACCTTTAGTGCCAGGCATAAGAACACCAAGTATCTGCTAGGGACGCTGGAGACTCAAGGAGAGTATTTACCCAGGTTTACGGATGTCCAATCATTCATAACCAAGCGATTGGGTGAGAAAACCAAGTTGGGTCTATTGATCTCAACGGCTATCAATAATTATGAAACCATTCCAGAAAGACAAACCACAGATTTTGGTAATCTCCAGGCTTCTTATCGATTGAATATTGCCTTTGATGGGAGAGAAAAATTAGATTATATAACTACACAGGCAGGCTTGATTCTTACCCACCAGTTTTCTGAACGACTGAGGTCTACACTTTCTTTGTCAGGCGTGCGATCCTTTGAAAAGGAAAACTATGAGGTAGAAGCGGGCTATCTGCTGTGTGATGTCAATACCAATTTCGGATCCAACCGTTTCAACGAATGTGTAAATACTTTGGGAGTAGGAACCAACTACAACTATGGTCGAAATCAACTCAAGGCAACCATTGTCAGCGCAGAGCAGAAGAATGAATTGAAAGTAGGAGAGCAACTGCTGCAGTTTGGGATGAGCTGGGATCATGAGATGATCGACGATCGATTGGATGAATATGAGTTCATCGATTCTGCGGACTATGTTACCATCACAGAGGTGCTGGATAGTAAAGCTTCCATTAGTTCGGACAAGGTAGCCGGCTATGTCCAGCTGTTGATTCATAGTCAGGACAAAAGCCATCGACTGAACGTGGGAGTCAGAGCGAACCATTGGACCTACAGTGGTCAGACCTTAGTGAGTCCACGGGCCCAGTATGCTTATGAGTTTGGACATGAAAGAAGGAATACTGTCCGGGCCTCAGCTGGGATTTACTCCCAGCATCCCTTTTATCGTGAATTAAGAAATAGACAAGGGCAAATCAACGAAAATGTGAAAGCACAGGAATCTGTACATACACTTTTAGGTTGGGACAGGCATATGTTTATATGGGGAAGGCCCTTCCTTTTGTCTACCGAAGGGTTCTATAAATACATGTGGAATATCAATCCATACGATATCGAAAATGTAAAGATCAGATACTTTGCTACCAATCAGGCCAAAGCCTATGCCTATGGTTTTGATTTCCGGATGCATGGCGAATTTATAGAAGGGACGGAATCCTGGTTTAGTTTTGGCTATCTCAAAACCGAAGAAAATCTATTCAACGGAAATGGATATAGACGCAGACCCATGGATCAGCGGCTGCATCTAGGGATCTTCTTTCAGGATCACATCCCGAACGATCCTAGCGTCAAAGTAGATTTGAGTTTGCAGTTTGGAAGCGGCTTACCTTTCGGACCTTCAGGTGATGATGACAATCGCAATGTATTCGATGGAGATCACTACACCAGGGTAGATATTGGGTTCTCGAAAAGCTTCGA
- a CDS encoding S8 family serine peptidase, with the protein MGKGIRLLFLGMALGMVLEASAEKHRFMVFFADKADSPYSIDAPLEFLSQKALDRRNKSGQSVTEEDLPVNANYLDSLVKYNITPYYSSRWFNAALVEADSVDLESIVATSYILSYEYIAPGVRLNPVKEVTDVNFSPLEPSIISSNSQIQIEMLGVHTMHDQGYNGAGIHVAVFDGGFEAANQTAVFKDVFNNDRLIDRMDFTANSDNVFNYDDHGTNAMSCIVSNYKETLIGTGYGADISLYVTEDVSDNGNFEYRIEEYNWLLAAERADSVGVDIISSSLGYFDFNDDRMDYSYEEDADGLTSVITRAANLATERGILVVSSAGNEGRSTTWKYITMPSDSEHVIAVGAVNSLNEKLNFSSFGPTADGRVKPDVVALGSSVAVYHKNNTIGTSSGTSFSAPLITGLVAGMWQQFPELTNLEIKELLLEIGDHSNLPNNETGYGLPNYRRLINDSVLSVKAMFDESFTVFPNPFEGNYVLSSGRKRICQKGSTNETL; encoded by the coding sequence ATGGGCAAAGGGATTAGGTTATTATTTTTGGGCATGGCGTTGGGCATGGTGCTGGAGGCTTCTGCAGAGAAACATCGTTTTATGGTTTTCTTTGCGGATAAAGCAGATAGTCCTTATTCCATAGATGCTCCTTTAGAATTCCTTTCTCAAAAAGCACTAGATCGAAGAAATAAGTCAGGTCAATCTGTGACCGAAGAAGATTTACCTGTCAATGCCAACTATCTAGACTCACTTGTCAAATACAATATCACTCCCTATTACAGCTCTCGCTGGTTCAATGCTGCTCTGGTAGAAGCCGATTCAGTGGATTTGGAATCTATAGTGGCGACATCTTATATTCTCAGCTATGAGTATATCGCTCCGGGTGTCAGACTGAATCCAGTAAAGGAAGTGACAGATGTCAACTTTTCACCATTAGAGCCCAGTATCATTTCATCTAATTCACAGATTCAGATCGAAATGTTGGGTGTACATACCATGCACGATCAGGGCTATAACGGAGCGGGGATTCATGTGGCAGTTTTCGATGGAGGTTTTGAAGCTGCTAATCAAACGGCCGTGTTCAAGGATGTCTTCAACAATGATCGTCTGATCGATCGAATGGATTTTACTGCCAACAGTGACAATGTTTTCAATTACGATGACCATGGTACCAATGCGATGAGCTGCATAGTATCTAATTATAAAGAGACGCTGATAGGAACGGGCTATGGTGCCGATATCAGTTTGTATGTCACAGAAGATGTGAGCGATAACGGTAATTTTGAATATAGAATAGAAGAATACAATTGGCTGCTCGCTGCAGAGCGGGCAGATAGTGTAGGGGTAGATATTATTTCCTCGTCTTTGGGCTATTTCGATTTCAATGACGATCGAATGGACTACAGCTATGAAGAAGATGCAGATGGTCTGACATCTGTCATTACACGAGCGGCCAATCTGGCAACAGAACGAGGCATATTGGTCGTCTCAAGCGCTGGAAATGAAGGCCGCAGTACCACTTGGAAGTACATTACCATGCCTTCAGATTCCGAGCATGTAATCGCAGTAGGAGCTGTCAATAGCCTCAATGAAAAATTGAATTTCAGTTCTTTTGGCCCGACGGCTGATGGACGAGTCAAACCTGACGTAGTAGCCCTTGGTAGTAGCGTGGCTGTCTATCATAAGAATAACACCATCGGTACCAGCAGTGGGACGAGCTTTTCTGCTCCTTTGATCACGGGTTTGGTGGCAGGCATGTGGCAGCAATTTCCCGAGCTTACCAACCTGGAGATTAAGGAGTTGCTACTCGAGATTGGCGATCACTCCAATCTACCCAACAATGAAACAGGTTACGGTCTTCCAAACTATCGAAGGTTGATCAACGACTCAGTTTTGAGTGTAAAGGCGATGTTTGATGAATCCTTTACCGTCTTCCCAAATCCATTCGAGGGAAATTACGTTCTCAGTTCAGGTCGAAAAAGAATATGCCAGAAAGGATCTACGAATGAAACTTTATGA
- a CDS encoding PAS domain S-box protein, with translation MAILNQERSELVNEIKKLKNELKELHNKYDLLLESSASYFFIFEEENIIEFSPKAEEKFVFASDFADKTVEEILPIYQVDGEESKKNWNYQFKKCSIGRSEPFEFDFIDKNGSSFRAICTFSKIKDDRYLAHLDLAEEATSASSSSNAIADNAPVFIRIADESGSISYFNKGWSTLLGSSETGLSNNWIENIHPDDQTDYLSSLEFATNQKKKFEFSFRIKDGEGSYRWLLDTGVPRYSKNNKFIGYIFAAVDTTERKNLELETTRDQAIASAETTLQESLDTSEVVALTTDTEGTIRFCNHKLLSFIQQELSEVVGKNLFELFIPDGTTKINQKKYAELARLGQYNDQLQGKFFAADDSEIEVRFNVIFLKDALNEVSGINLIGENITERQFVKKQLERTNDQLKELFDNSYDLIQIFDQDGNFQFVNQAWSEKLGYHQLTDQIKFKDIVSPEEWNNTVANLDKIIKGESVERFETVLLSDQGKKIFVSGRVNCSFDVTGRAQFRAIFYDITERIRTEKAQSLYFKIASYNVEGMKLDDLYINLYEELNNILVINNIAIQIKNREESSIPYFKTSLTDPKEIEGQKWLNETLGQWVMSSTQARMIHEEEIEKKILEIKNDFEGLVPKIWLGVPITIGNENIGLINIHSYADRSDYSYKDLELLFFVSSQISLAIERKLNEDKITDQDARLRAIFQSSSHEIWSVDKEYKLTSYNENFATNLSENFGIQLTLGEIINSNNPNTQKAWESQYAKAFEGVPVNFQNEDIKKDNSINWSEVFINPIIKSDGEIEEVSVISHDITEKKNSEIALSESESKFREIFESIQDIYFRCDMNGMINMISPSVKSLDLQPSDVLGKSILHYFVSETSPEEIVKELESKQSLQNLEVRYTGKNEENIDFICNIRLLFRDGNAVGIEGVARDISALIKANNDLRQAKEIAENSLAVKERFLANMSHEIRTPMNGIIGMIDLLGSTDLDGEQFDYVKTIKKSSETLMVILNDILDLSKIEAGKMELREKPIKLISTFEKLYDLFSQQAQLNNTCIYYHLSPHTPDRVLIDETRLLQVLSNLASNAIKFSQDKGTINISLMLQKTEQGKHYFKVQVKDEGIGIKRTEMDKLFVNFNQLDNSSTKTYGGTGLGLAISKELVKSMGGEIGVASTPGLGSTFWFTFVAGEITDPDDEIKEPEPDEKINIPEEFSLKPPKILVVDDNNVNRTVASQILKKAGCKVETAESGFRAIDLVEQFDYDLIFMDIQMPEMDGVQTTQKIKQLENKTLPPIVAMTAYSMEDDEAKFLKAGLDDYVAKPIKAHVVINKVRDHVNFKPKEIKIGISEEKTGLIINQNTLNQLSKYGGQELLDSVLSEFESEAKELIDNCFVFYEEDKIEDIRKELHTLKGSAGTLGIEILEGKVIHLEKQLKTADTTLLKEQLDGILESYKEFQENYKNILKTE, from the coding sequence ATGGCGATCTTAAATCAAGAAAGATCAGAGCTTGTCAATGAAATAAAGAAACTCAAGAACGAGTTAAAAGAGCTTCATAACAAGTATGATCTGCTTTTAGAATCCTCAGCCAGCTATTTCTTCATATTTGAAGAAGAAAACATCATAGAATTCAGTCCAAAGGCAGAAGAGAAATTTGTCTTTGCCAGTGACTTTGCGGACAAAACCGTCGAAGAAATACTTCCTATCTATCAGGTAGATGGTGAGGAGAGTAAAAAGAACTGGAACTACCAATTCAAGAAATGCAGCATCGGTCGTTCCGAACCTTTTGAGTTTGATTTCATAGACAAAAATGGTAGCTCCTTCCGAGCCATTTGCACCTTTTCCAAAATCAAAGATGACAGGTATCTAGCCCATTTGGATTTGGCCGAAGAAGCCACTAGCGCCTCTAGCTCCTCCAATGCTATCGCAGACAATGCCCCCGTGTTTATCAGAATAGCAGATGAATCTGGCAGTATCAGCTACTTTAACAAAGGCTGGTCCACTCTGCTAGGAAGCTCTGAAACTGGATTAAGCAACAATTGGATTGAAAACATTCACCCAGATGACCAAACGGATTATTTAAGCTCCCTGGAGTTCGCCACCAATCAGAAAAAGAAGTTTGAATTTTCCTTTCGGATCAAAGATGGGGAAGGTAGCTATCGGTGGCTTCTAGACACGGGAGTCCCCCGCTATTCGAAAAACAATAAATTCATTGGATACATCTTTGCTGCAGTAGATACTACAGAAAGAAAAAACCTGGAACTAGAAACGACCAGAGATCAAGCCATTGCCTCTGCAGAAACGACTTTACAGGAATCACTGGATACTTCAGAAGTAGTCGCACTTACCACCGACACAGAAGGAACCATCCGTTTCTGCAATCACAAACTACTCAGTTTCATTCAACAGGAATTGAGCGAAGTGGTTGGGAAAAATCTCTTTGAGCTATTTATACCCGATGGCACTACGAAGATCAATCAAAAGAAATATGCGGAGCTGGCTCGATTAGGTCAGTACAATGATCAACTTCAGGGAAAGTTCTTTGCTGCTGATGATTCTGAAATAGAAGTTCGCTTCAATGTGATTTTCCTAAAGGATGCACTCAATGAAGTATCGGGTATCAATCTCATCGGTGAGAACATTACGGAAAGGCAATTTGTCAAAAAGCAATTAGAACGAACCAACGATCAACTCAAGGAGCTATTTGACAACTCTTATGATTTGATTCAAATTTTCGATCAGGATGGCAACTTTCAATTCGTCAATCAGGCCTGGTCAGAAAAACTGGGCTACCATCAGTTGACGGATCAGATCAAGTTTAAGGACATAGTGAGTCCCGAAGAATGGAACAACACAGTCGCCAACCTGGACAAGATCATCAAGGGCGAATCTGTAGAGCGATTCGAAACCGTTCTCCTCTCCGACCAGGGCAAGAAAATCTTCGTTTCCGGCCGGGTCAACTGCTCCTTTGATGTGACTGGCCGTGCTCAGTTCCGGGCCATCTTCTACGACATCACCGAAAGAATCAGAACAGAAAAAGCCCAGTCTCTTTACTTCAAAATTGCCAGTTACAACGTCGAGGGAATGAAACTGGACGACCTGTACATTAATCTGTACGAGGAGCTCAACAACATCCTTGTCATCAACAACATCGCCATTCAGATCAAAAACAGAGAAGAAAGCTCCATTCCCTATTTCAAAACGTCTCTTACTGACCCAAAGGAAATAGAAGGACAAAAGTGGCTCAATGAAACACTTGGTCAGTGGGTAATGAGCAGCACTCAAGCTCGAATGATCCATGAAGAAGAGATTGAGAAAAAGATATTAGAAATCAAAAATGATTTTGAAGGTCTGGTACCCAAGATATGGCTAGGAGTTCCCATAACCATAGGCAATGAAAACATTGGACTGATCAACATCCATTCTTATGCGGATCGATCAGACTATAGTTATAAAGATCTTGAATTACTATTTTTTGTATCCAGTCAGATATCTCTGGCGATCGAGAGAAAATTGAATGAAGACAAAATCACAGATCAAGATGCCCGTCTTCGTGCGATTTTCCAAAGTAGCAGCCATGAAATCTGGTCCGTTGACAAAGAGTACAAACTCACCTCCTACAACGAAAACTTTGCTACCAATCTATCCGAAAATTTCGGGATCCAGCTGACGCTCGGAGAGATCATTAACTCTAATAATCCAAACACTCAAAAAGCATGGGAAAGCCAATACGCCAAAGCCTTTGAGGGAGTACCAGTCAACTTTCAAAATGAAGATATAAAGAAGGATAATAGCATCAATTGGTCAGAGGTATTCATCAATCCCATCATCAAATCAGATGGTGAGATCGAAGAGGTTTCAGTGATCTCTCATGACATCACTGAAAAGAAAAACTCTGAAATTGCTTTATCTGAGAGTGAATCCAAGTTTAGAGAAATATTTGAATCAATTCAGGATATTTACTTCAGATGCGACATGAATGGTATGATCAATATGATCAGCCCATCCGTAAAATCGCTTGACCTACAACCATCTGATGTCCTGGGAAAAAGTATCCTTCATTACTTCGTTTCTGAAACCTCACCAGAGGAAATAGTTAAAGAATTAGAGTCAAAACAGAGCCTACAAAACTTAGAAGTACGCTATACTGGCAAAAATGAAGAGAACATTGACTTCATCTGCAACATTCGGTTGCTATTCAGAGATGGAAATGCTGTCGGTATAGAAGGAGTTGCCAGAGATATCTCTGCCCTTATCAAAGCCAATAACGATCTTCGTCAAGCCAAAGAAATCGCTGAAAACTCGTTGGCCGTAAAAGAACGATTCCTTGCCAACATGAGTCATGAGATTCGTACGCCTATGAATGGTATCATCGGGATGATTGATCTATTAGGGAGTACAGATTTGGATGGTGAGCAATTCGATTATGTCAAGACCATCAAAAAGTCTTCTGAAACGCTGATGGTCATTTTGAATGACATCTTGGATCTATCAAAAATAGAAGCTGGCAAGATGGAGTTGCGAGAAAAGCCGATCAAATTGATTTCTACATTCGAGAAGCTATACGATCTCTTCTCGCAGCAGGCCCAGCTCAACAATACCTGTATATACTACCACCTGTCTCCACATACACCTGACAGAGTGTTGATAGACGAAACTCGTTTGCTACAAGTCCTCTCTAATTTGGCCAGCAATGCCATCAAATTTTCTCAGGACAAGGGAACGATCAACATTAGTCTGATGCTGCAAAAGACCGAACAAGGCAAGCACTACTTTAAAGTGCAGGTCAAAGATGAAGGTATCGGCATCAAAAGAACTGAGATGGACAAATTGTTCGTCAACTTCAACCAACTGGACAATTCTAGCACCAAGACCTATGGTGGAACTGGTTTAGGCCTGGCCATTTCTAAAGAATTGGTCAAATCCATGGGAGGAGAAATTGGAGTAGCCTCTACCCCTGGTCTAGGTAGTACCTTTTGGTTCACTTTTGTAGCAGGAGAAATCACCGATCCAGATGATGAGATCAAAGAACCAGAACCAGATGAAAAAATCAACATCCCTGAAGAGTTCTCCCTGAAGCCACCAAAGATTCTTGTAGTAGATGACAACAACGTCAACAGAACGGTGGCAAGTCAAATACTGAAGAAAGCAGGTTGTAAAGTGGAGACTGCAGAAAGTGGTTTTCGGGCTATAGATCTGGTAGAGCAATTCGACTATGACTTGATTTTCATGGATATTCAAATGCCTGAAATGGATGGTGTTCAGACTACTCAAAAAATCAAGCAGCTTGAGAATAAAACCTTACCTCCTATCGTGGCAATGACAGCCTATTCGATGGAGGACGATGAAGCGAAGTTTTTGAAAGCAGGACTGGATGATTATGTAGCCAAACCGATTAAGGCCCATGTGGTAATCAACAAGGTTCGTGATCATGTCAATTTCAAACCGAAAGAAATCAAAATTGGCATCTCCGAAGAAAAAACGGGCCTCATCATCAATCAGAATACTTTGAATCAACTTTCGAAATATGGTGGGCAGGAGCTTTTGGACTCAGTATTATCTGAATTTGAAAGTGAGGCAAAGGAATTAATTGACAACTGTTTCGTCTTTTATGAGGAAGACAAAATAGAAGACATAAGAAAGGAATTGCATACGCTGAAAGGAAGCGCCGGAACTTTAGGAATTGAGATTTTAGAAGGAAAAGTGATCCATTTAGAAAAGCAATTAAAGACCGCAGATACTACTTTATTAAAGGAGCAATTGGATGGTATATTAGAATCCTACAAAGAGTTTCAGGAAAATTACAAAAACATTCTAAAAACTGAATGA
- a CDS encoding thioredoxin family protein, with amino-acid sequence MEVIEVKDQDLASTLSNNSKVVIKYYADWCGSCRLFNPKYKRLAKDERFQDVTFLNINAEHNPEARSKAGVSNLPSFAIVENGEFKETIFTSKEEAVVELLNKLN; translated from the coding sequence ATGGAAGTAATAGAAGTAAAAGATCAAGATTTGGCATCAACACTGTCCAATAATTCTAAAGTGGTAATTAAGTACTATGCGGACTGGTGTGGATCATGTAGGCTTTTCAATCCTAAGTATAAGAGATTGGCTAAGGATGAGAGATTTCAGGATGTAACTTTTTTGAATATCAATGCCGAGCACAACCCTGAGGCAAGATCCAAAGCTGGCGTTTCTAACCTGCCTTCATTCGCGATCGTAGAAAATGGTGAGTTCAAAGAAACCATTTTTACTAGCAAAGAAGAAGCAGTCGTAGAGTTGCTCAACAAATTGAACTAA
- a CDS encoding T9SS type A sorting domain-containing protein, producing the protein MKLYDPNGKLIVNAYQEKVKKGDVMTLEFPGDSKGIYILNLVSGDQVKNVKLLRY; encoded by the coding sequence ATGAAACTTTATGATCCCAATGGCAAGCTAATCGTGAACGCCTATCAAGAAAAAGTGAAAAAAGGAGATGTGATGACGCTGGAATTCCCAGGAGATAGCAAAGGAATCTACATTCTCAATCTGGTTTCGGGTGATCAGGTGAAAAATGTAAAATTGCTTAGGTACTGA